From a single Cyclobacterium marinum DSM 745 genomic region:
- a CDS encoding head maturation protease, ClpP-related: protein MQRKNLHYEITNKKEDTKSVDILIYDSIPKFESDTWRMVNTASQFVKDFKNLEKQYDRINIHINSPGGSVYHGFPMFNVIANSEKDTHTYNDGLAASMGGILLLAGKTVHTAKNALLMIHTTNGIAIGNSEDFREVANMMDKYNGIIAEHLSAKSGQDLEDIKSKYINYKDHWLTAQEALDEGFVNQIDDYESVNPPPKNIQNMSMTEIMAHYSDTDSKEKEAAEERGFMQRVVAHVKETLNLKPKINTPDKKQTNRNQNNSNMDFKNSLALLEKETISPEDIAAIKAEIKNFTGENEKFTSTEVQARVDDAVAPLNQELTDLKTEKTNLETEVSNLKTEKTNLSTDKDNLTTENAGLKKDIEAYRKSGVKITGSQGKDPDPIDDEDKEPYNYSETDAEIKAMRAEAGFSSEN, encoded by the coding sequence ATGCAGCGAAAAAACCTCCATTACGAGATTACCAATAAGAAAGAAGACACCAAGAGTGTGGATATCTTGATCTATGATTCCATACCCAAGTTCGAATCTGATACATGGAGGATGGTAAATACCGCTAGCCAGTTTGTAAAGGATTTCAAAAATCTGGAAAAGCAGTATGACCGCATCAATATCCATATAAACAGCCCGGGAGGATCTGTTTATCACGGCTTCCCGATGTTTAATGTAATTGCCAACAGTGAAAAGGATACTCACACCTATAATGACGGATTGGCTGCAAGCATGGGAGGTATACTTCTTCTAGCTGGAAAGACCGTGCACACTGCTAAAAATGCACTACTCATGATTCACACCACCAATGGCATTGCCATTGGTAATTCTGAGGATTTCAGGGAAGTAGCAAATATGATGGATAAATACAATGGCATCATAGCCGAACATCTATCAGCGAAATCTGGGCAGGACTTGGAAGACATCAAAAGCAAGTACATCAACTACAAAGATCACTGGCTCACTGCACAGGAAGCCCTTGACGAAGGATTTGTCAATCAAATTGATGACTATGAATCTGTTAATCCACCGCCTAAAAACATTCAGAACATGAGCATGACAGAGATCATGGCGCATTACTCTGATACTGACAGTAAAGAAAAAGAAGCTGCAGAAGAACGTGGATTTATGCAGCGTGTGGTAGCGCATGTAAAGGAAACATTAAACCTGAAGCCAAAAATCAATACACCTGATAAAAAACAAACCAATCGCAACCAAAACAATTCAAATATGGATTTTAAGAATTCACTAGCTCTTCTGGAAAAAGAAACCATCAGTCCGGAAGATATCGCAGCAATAAAAGCCGAGATCAAAAACTTTACCGGTGAGAATGAAAAATTCACATCCACTGAAGTACAAGCAAGGGTAGATGATGCAGTAGCTCCATTAAATCAGGAACTCACTGATCTAAAGACAGAAAAAACTAACCTGGAAACAGAGGTGTCTAATCTCAAAACTGAAAAAACCAACCTCTCCACTGACAAGGATAACCTGACTACAGAAAATGCAGGTTTGAAAAAGGATATTGAAGCCTACCGAAAATCCGGGGTGAAAATAACCGGGTCGCAGGGGAAAGATCCAGATCCTATCGACGATGAGGATAAAGAACCCTATAACTACTCTGAAACAGATGCCGAGATCAAGGCAATGAGAGCAGAAGCCGGATTTTCTTCTGAAAACTAA